One bacterium genomic window, CTATATAAAGTCCTTTGTGCGCGTTCAGAACATCAATGAGTTTCTGCTGCTCATCCAGAGCAAGCTGGCAATCGCTTCAGCAATTATACCAGCCGCACAGGGCAAATACCACCTGATAGTCGGTGATATTGGTCGGCAGGACCGTGTCCATGACATATGTATGCCCAAGGCTGGTCAGGGTCTGCCCGACCCAGTACGTGTGGTCCACGGTCATACCTGCTTCCGCGTCGTAGATCGTGTCAGTCGCCTGGTAATTCCAGATAAAACAGTTGGCCGCGCTCGCGATCAACGGCAATAACAGGATCATGCTTAGATATTTCATGTTATCTCCTCCTTTTGTTCCAGGTTCTTACCCTTCGATCCTAATCCACGATCACGAGTTTGACCTGGTTAACTGACTCTCCCGCCTGCAACCGCACGAAATATACACCCGCTGTGACAGGATGGCCGTTCTGGTCCTTCCGATCCCAGATCACACTTTGTTTGGCGTCAGTCTGATATGCAGAGATCAGATCCCTGACGACGCGTCCAGAGGCATCGTAGACACGGCATATTACCGACGCACCCTGCTTCAGCACGTAGGAGACCGTGACCGGACAGTACCCGGGGTTGGGTTGGACATCAAGGTTTACATCGTTGTTCAATGTTTTGCTGCTGTATTCTTCAACTTCCACACCGTGGAAGCCGGCGACCTTGGAGATCGCCGCTGGGCAAGTACTTCAAGTACCGTACTGGTAAAGACCTACCCAGTAATTGCCATTGCGCGGGTCGACATCAACACCCCTGATATTACACGTGTCGGCCGGCAAATACCTGAAAAAATTCACGACCGAGCAGTCGGTCGGATCCAATTCAAAGACCCCGGCGCTATCGAGCCCAGCGGATGTATTGAAGAAAGTATAGACGGCAAGAAGATGAGCAGGAACACTACCGTACTGCTGACGGTACGCGATGCACCGGATGCCGTAGTTCGCAGCAGGCGCGGTCATGTTCTGGATCACGTTGCCCATCGTGTCGCAGCAATACACCAACTGCGGCATGCCCATCGAAGACCGCCGGTCTGACATGTAAAGCTGCCGGTTGACCTCATCCCAGGCCAGACCGACCGGGTAGTCGCCCGCCGGGCTGTTGAACTGGCGCAGGACCGCGCCGGTCGAGGGATTGATCTTGGATACCCGCTTATACATGTTGTTCAACACCCAGAAGGTGTTGTCGTACGCGCAGTACTTTATGTCCGTGCACATGGAATCGTTGTTGGGCGTGGGGATCGTGCCGTACTCCGTGAGCAGACTGTCCGATGTAACGATCCTGATGTATCTAAGCGTTGCGTTTATGTAATACATCCGGTTGTCGGTTGGGTTATAGGTCATTCCATAGCAACCCTGCGTAGGACAGGTTGTCAGCCACAGCCGCTCGCCGGCGCTAAAAGCCATACTCGTAAGGATGATGAATGCGATGAGGAATTCGAGGATCTTTCTATGCCGCATCATGCCTCCTTTCACCTTTTTTTTATGTTACCCCTATATACAGTAACAACCATTCTAAATAATACTCACATTAGATAGTTTGTCAATAGACAAAATGCAGACCGCTGTCGAGCGTTCCGGATCAGGGCGAGTAGTACGCCCCGATCGAGATATCGATATCTCTCTTCAGGGTTTCCGGCGGGTTCGCTTCGTCACCAGAACCGGTTATATTGAAAGTAACCGATGGCTCTAGCCGCCACTTATTGAGTTTGATGTCAACGCCCATGGGGAAAACCAGGAATCCAAGCAAGCCGGTATCATTCAGCTCATATTCAACAGCATCGCCGGACGCGAATTCGTGGCGTTCAACACCCGCCAGCTGTATGTTGAACCCGATCCCGAGCCCGATGAACGGCGATACCACGGGTATCATATAAGCCCTGAGAGACAGGGTCAACGGGAACATGATGTTATTGTGAGAAAGCGTCCTGCGTCCCCACCATTCATCACGGGAATACACTGTGGTCCGGAATTGAGGGGTCATGTCAAACCCGAGCAGCCCGAAAAAATCTGACCCCATGCCCACGCCGATGTTCATGCCTGTTCCGCTGTAGACACCGGTATTGTCGTCGGGATCATAATAGCACGCGGTCAATCCGAGCTTCACGCCCATGCGCATCGCCACCGGTCTTGACAGGCACTGCGCCGCCGCGCTGTTCAGGACCAGCAGAACTGCCAGCGCTCCGATCGCGGTAATCGGCGCGGATGCAGATAAACGGCCGCGATTCATCGTTATTCTCATCTGTGCCCCCTTTTTTTCATTTATCCATTGTAATATATTTCGTGCCGATGTCAATGATCAACTCGTTAAAGGAACGGTTGACAAAAGACCGATCCCTGGTATAATGCATTGTTTAAAATCGGAAAAACAGCGCGATGAAACGGGAAATTAAAAAGAAAACCACGGGGAAAAATAAGATCACGGTCCATGTTGACCGCAGACGCCGGACGCCCCATAAGCCGACCATCATCCATAAAGACAAGAAAAAATACACGCGGAAAGGAAAACAGCAGGCCCTGCGGCGCTGGCAGGACCTTTTAGGGGAACTCGGCTCATAAAAAAAGTCCCGGCATCTCAGCCGGGACTTTGCTTTGTTTGCTGAACCCTTTTACCGGTTACCTTTCAGCTTATTTCTTAACCGGCTTCAGCATCGGCAGACCGGTCCTTTTGTTCTCGATGATCGTGTAACCATCCGGCAATTTTTCGCAGTATGTATCAGGTCTCTTCGCCTTGCTGAAATAATAAAGGTCTCTCATCTTGCCGCCGAACTTGACCTTTTTACAGTTAAGGTAATATAGCACGCCCTTGCTGTTCTTATGCTCCATTTAATCCTCCTTCAGGATCATTTGATTATCTAACCAAATCTTGAGCACCGCGATCAAATATTAGACTTTCTTATTTTAATTATACACAAATTCTCGATGAAGTAAAGTAGTTTATTGCTGGTGGGCTCGCTTTCACCTCAGGAAGATCAATTTTTCCAGGACTGACGGCTGCGCGCCATCCAGCCGGCAGAAATAGATCCCGGCGGGGACTGGACGACCTGCTTCGTCATCACCATACCAGGTGATGACACTAGGCACTATGGAGTAGGCGCCAGACAGAGAATAGGATCTTACCAAACGACCCGCGGCGTCAAAGATCCGTAACACCGCCTTCTCGTCCTTAGTGCTTAGTGCATAGTGGATAGTCAACTGCTTACTGAACGGATTCGGGAACACGCTCAATCCTTGTTCGCGTGTCTGCTCGCCGCCGGCTTCTTCCACGCCGATCGCCAGGCTGCTGGCGTACATACCACAGCCCCTGGTGCCGCAGAACAGGTAAAAATTGGGATTGATGCCCAGGGAAGTAACATCCAGGTTGTC contains:
- a CDS encoding T9SS type A sorting domain-containing protein; amino-acid sequence: MEVEEYSSKTLNNDVNLDVQPNPGYCPVTVSYVLKQGASVICRVYDASGRVVRDLISAYQTDAKQSVIWDRKDQNGHPVTAGVYFVRLQAGESVNQVKLVIVD